The Acidobacteriota bacterium genome includes a region encoding these proteins:
- a CDS encoding transposase: MPKFFKGRLVVAKKDSPDGWYSRGYFPHFDGDVATQHLSFHLFDALPQQVLARWREELKTLPEKEADLERRKRIQDYLDSGYGACFLRDDRLAEEVEKSLLHFDGERYALHAWCVMPNHVHTLFTPKPGFDMSEISFSWKSFTANQCNKLLGRTGKFWEREPFDRFIRNEQHYRNAIAYIENNPVKAGLCEKPEDWRWSSARRRSQTG, from the coding sequence ATGCCAAAGTTCTTCAAAGGCCGTTTAGTCGTGGCGAAAAAGGATTCGCCTGACGGCTGGTATTCACGCGGCTACTTTCCGCATTTCGATGGCGATGTTGCGACGCAGCACCTCAGTTTTCATCTCTTCGATGCGTTACCGCAGCAGGTGTTGGCGCGCTGGCGCGAGGAACTGAAAACGCTACCAGAGAAGGAAGCCGACCTTGAGCGGCGCAAGCGGATTCAGGATTACCTCGATAGCGGTTACGGTGCCTGCTTTCTGCGTGATGACCGGTTGGCAGAGGAGGTGGAGAAGTCCTTGTTACATTTCGATGGTGAACGGTATGCCCTGCACGCTTGGTGCGTCATGCCCAATCACGTGCACACGCTTTTTACGCCGAAGCCGGGCTTCGACATGAGTGAAATCAGTTTTTCCTGGAAAAGCTTCACGGCCAACCAGTGCAACAAGCTGCTGGGGCGTACCGGCAAGTTTTGGGAGCGCGAGCCATTCGACCGGTTCATCCGCAACGAGCAACATTACCGCAATGCCATTGCCTACATTGAAAACAATCCGGTCAAGGCAGGGCTTTGCGAAAAGCCGGAAGACTGGCGCTGGAGTAGCGCGCGACGACGTAGCCAGACTGGCTAA
- a CDS encoding DSD1 family PLP-dependent enzyme has translation MKTSRRTILRNGLGLVAAPTILRTKTTGYTPAEVDARLTNGKTLTKADLVTPALLLDLDALESNLAKMAAHAKAARINLRPHGKTHKCVEIARRQMQAGAIGLCAATIREAEAFAAAGLRGLLITTELVGKPKIERLLKLTRLAPDTLSAVDNLDHAKQLNDAAASAKLKLNLVLDVDPGGRRTGIPAGERALALAEQIAKLPNLRLRGIHGYSGPSAHVNTFTARQAHSAKVMTPVLETFAELKRRGLPLEIMSGGSTGTYNIDPELSGMTELQCGSYVFMDVEYRSIGGRGGAVYEDFAPSLTVLGTIISQSYDDHATTDAGIKAFASDKPKHLPELKGVTGVTMGYGGDEHGILTFNQPSRAFKVGDRVELIVPHCDPNVNLYDRLYCTRGERVVEVWRTVGRYGD, from the coding sequence ATGAAAACTTCGCGCCGCACCATCCTACGCAACGGGCTCGGCCTAGTCGCCGCCCCTACCATTTTGCGCACAAAAACAACCGGCTACACGCCCGCCGAAGTTGACGCGCGCCTGACCAACGGCAAGACGCTGACCAAGGCCGATCTGGTCACGCCCGCGTTGTTGCTCGACCTGGACGCGCTCGAAAGCAATCTGGCGAAGATGGCCGCGCACGCCAAGGCCGCCAGGATCAATCTGCGCCCGCACGGCAAGACGCACAAATGCGTAGAGATCGCGCGCCGCCAGATGCAAGCGGGAGCCATCGGCCTGTGCGCCGCCACCATCCGCGAGGCCGAAGCCTTTGCCGCCGCCGGCTTGCGCGGTTTGCTCATCACTACTGAATTGGTCGGCAAACCCAAGATCGAACGCTTGCTGAAACTGACGCGGCTCGCGCCCGATACGCTGTCTGCCGTAGACAATCTCGATCACGCTAAACAACTCAACGACGCGGCGGCCAGTGCCAAATTGAAGCTCAACCTCGTGCTTGACGTTGATCCCGGCGGACGCCGCACCGGCATCCCGGCGGGCGAACGCGCCCTCGCGCTGGCTGAACAGATTGCCAAGCTGCCGAACCTGCGCCTGCGTGGCATCCACGGCTATTCGGGGCCGTCGGCGCACGTCAACACCTTTACCGCCCGGCAGGCGCATTCGGCCAAGGTGATGACGCCAGTGCTCGAAACCTTTGCTGAATTGAAACGGCGCGGCCTGCCCTTGGAGATCATGTCCGGCGGCAGCACGGGCACCTACAACATTGACCCGGAGCTAAGCGGGATGACCGAACTGCAATGCGGTTCGTATGTGTTTATGGATGTCGAGTACCGCTCGATTGGCGGGCGCGGCGGGGCGGTTTACGAAGACTTCGCGCCCTCGCTGACGGTGCTGGGCACGATCATCAGCCAGAGCTACGACGACCACGCGACGACCGACGCGGGCATCAAGGCCTTCGCCTCGGACAAGCCCAAGCACCTGCCCGAACTCAAAGGCGTGACCGGCGTGACGATGGGTTACGGCGGCGACGAACACGGCATCCTGACCTTCAACCAGCCCAGCCGCGCGTTCAAAGTCGGCGACCGCGTCGAACTGATCGTGCCGCACTGCGATCCGAACGTGAACCTGTACGACCGGCTCTATTGCACGCGCGGCGAGCGGGTGGTGGAGGTGTGGCGAACGGTGGGGCGGTATGGGGATTGA